From a region of the Paraburkholderia hospita genome:
- the yidD gene encoding membrane protein insertion efficiency factor YidD, with product MQTVLFALLRFYKIAVSPMLGNRCRFYPSCSDYAREAIQYHGAARGTYLAARRLCRCHPFSAGGIDLVPPPTPKKR from the coding sequence ATGCAAACGGTACTATTCGCTTTACTGCGTTTCTACAAGATTGCCGTGAGTCCCATGCTCGGCAATCGGTGCCGTTTTTATCCCTCCTGTTCGGATTACGCGCGCGAAGCAATCCAGTATCATGGCGCCGCGCGTGGTACTTACCTCGCCGCCAGGCGCCTGTGCCGCTGTCACCCGTTTTCGGCGGGCGGCATCGATCTTGTCCCGCCTCCAACTCCTAAGAAGCGCTGA